A single region of the Pseudomonas solani genome encodes:
- a CDS encoding CsiV family protein encodes MRAFRFLALMLALLAPSAFADGLYQVELILFRQSGDATPASQPAPDDWANGAQGLDSVGERATALNGEAAKLNAGNGYQVLLHKAWSQSVGANPSRVAISTGDQQLGHFPVEGTVTLSQVRYTDVAVDFWVNQFDGSGLLSGSERIKQGTRLKNGELTYLDHSSLGVLIRISPL; translated from the coding sequence ATGCGTGCGTTCCGTTTCCTCGCCCTGATGCTTGCCCTGCTGGCCCCCAGCGCCTTCGCCGACGGGCTCTACCAGGTCGAGCTGATCCTCTTCCGTCAGTCGGGCGACGCCACCCCGGCCAGCCAGCCAGCCCCGGACGACTGGGCCAACGGCGCCCAGGGCCTGGACAGCGTCGGCGAGCGCGCCACCGCACTCAATGGCGAAGCCGCCAAGCTCAACGCCGGCAATGGCTACCAGGTGCTGCTGCACAAGGCCTGGTCGCAGAGCGTCGGCGCCAACCCCAGCCGCGTGGCCATCAGCACCGGTGACCAGCAACTCGGCCACTTCCCGGTCGAAGGCACCGTGACCCTGTCCCAGGTGCGCTACACCGATGTCGCCGTCGATTTCTGGGTCAACCAGTTCGATGGCAGCGGCCTGCTCAGCGGCAGCGAGCGCATCAAGCAGGGCACCCGCCTGAAGAATGGCGAGCTGACCTACCTCGATCACTCCAGCCTGGGCGTCCTGATCCGCATCAGCCCGCTCTGA
- the mfd gene encoding transcription-repair coupling factor — translation MPESVLRLPSLPTAAGKQQWSNLPGAALSLAIAEAASAAKRFTLLLTADSQSAERLEQELSFFAPSLPVLHFPDWETLPYDLFSPHQDIISQRIASLYRLPGLTHGVLVVPITTALHRLAPTRFLLGSSLVLDVGQKLDVEQMRSRLEAAGYRCVDTVYEHGEFAVRGALIDLFPMGSDAPFRIDLFDDEIETLRTFDPETQRSVDKVESIRLLPAREFPLDKKAVTDFRGRFRERFDVDFRRCPIYQDLASGITPAGIEYYLPLFFEESATLFDYLPADTQVFSLPGIEQAAEQFWNDVRNRYEERRVDPERPLVPPAELFLPEEDCFARLKGSPRVVVSQEDQGTGVGRERFPARPLPTLAIEAKASEPLAALRRFLEEFPGRVLFSAESAGRREVLLELLARLKLRPQEVGGWPEFVSSKERLAITIAPLDEGLLLDDPGLALIAESPLFGQRVMQRRRRDRRGDGGDNVIKNLAELREGAPVVHIDHGVGRYLGLITLEIEGQAAEFLALQYAEEAKLYVPVASLHLIARYTGSDDALAPLHRLGSETWQKAKRKAAEQVRDVAAELLDIYARRAAREGYAFKDPLADYATFSAGFPFEETPDQQTAIEAVVADMLAPKPMDRLVCGDVGFGKTEVAMRAAFVAVHSGKQVAVLVPTTLLAQQHYNSFRDRFADWPVTVEVMSRFKSAKEVEGAAQELAEGKVDIVIGTHKLLQDDIKFKNLGLVIIDEEHRFGVRQKEQLKALRSEVDILTLTATPIPRTLNMAVAGMRDLSIIATPPARRLSVRTFVMEQQNTVIKEALLRELLRGGQVYYLHNEVKSIEKCAADLAELVPEARIGIGHGQMHERELEQVMSDFYHKRFNVLIASTIIETGIDVPSANTIIIERADKFGLAQLHQLRGRVGRSHHQAYAYLLTPPRKQMTPDAEKRLEAIANAQDLGAGFVLATHDLEIRGAGELLGDGQSGQIQAVGFTLYMEMLERAVKAIRKGEQPNLEQPLGGGPEINLRLPALIPEDYLPDVHARLILYKRIASAADEDGLKELQVEMIDRFGLLPEPTKNLVRLTLLKLQAEKLGIKKVDAGPQGGRIEFAADTCVDPLVLIKLIQSQPKRYKFEGATLFRFQVPMERPEERFNTLEALFERLTP, via the coding sequence TTGCCCGAGTCCGTCCTGCGTCTCCCGTCCCTGCCCACCGCTGCTGGCAAGCAGCAGTGGAGCAATCTCCCCGGCGCCGCCCTCAGCCTGGCGATAGCCGAAGCTGCCAGCGCGGCCAAACGCTTCACCCTGCTGCTGACCGCCGACAGCCAGAGCGCCGAGCGCCTGGAACAGGAGCTGAGCTTCTTCGCGCCGTCCCTGCCCGTGCTGCACTTCCCCGACTGGGAAACGCTGCCCTACGACCTGTTCTCGCCGCACCAGGACATCATCTCCCAGCGCATCGCCAGCCTCTATCGCCTGCCAGGGCTGACCCACGGCGTGCTGGTGGTGCCCATCACCACCGCCCTGCACCGCCTGGCCCCGACGCGCTTCCTGCTGGGTTCGAGCCTGGTGCTGGACGTTGGCCAGAAGCTCGATGTCGAACAGATGCGCAGCCGCCTGGAGGCCGCCGGTTACCGCTGCGTGGACACCGTCTACGAACACGGCGAATTCGCCGTGCGTGGCGCGCTGATCGACCTGTTCCCCATGGGCAGCGACGCGCCCTTCCGCATCGACCTGTTCGATGACGAGATCGAGACCCTGCGCACCTTCGACCCGGAAACCCAGCGCTCGGTGGACAAGGTGGAGTCGATCCGCCTGCTGCCGGCCCGCGAGTTCCCCCTGGACAAGAAGGCCGTGACCGACTTCCGCGGCCGCTTCCGCGAGCGCTTCGACGTCGACTTCCGTCGTTGCCCCATCTACCAGGACCTGGCCAGCGGCATCACCCCGGCCGGCATCGAGTACTACCTGCCGCTGTTCTTCGAGGAAAGCGCCACCCTCTTCGACTACCTGCCGGCCGACACCCAGGTGTTTTCCCTGCCCGGCATCGAGCAGGCTGCCGAGCAGTTCTGGAACGATGTGCGCAACCGCTACGAAGAGCGCCGCGTCGACCCGGAACGCCCGCTGGTCCCGCCCGCCGAGCTGTTCCTGCCGGAGGAAGACTGCTTCGCCCGCCTCAAGGGCTCGCCACGGGTCGTGGTCAGCCAGGAGGACCAGGGCACAGGCGTAGGCCGCGAACGCTTCCCCGCCCGCCCACTGCCGACACTGGCCATCGAAGCCAAGGCCAGCGAGCCCCTGGCCGCGCTGCGCCGCTTCCTCGAAGAATTCCCGGGCCGCGTGCTGTTCAGTGCCGAGTCCGCCGGCCGCCGCGAAGTGCTGCTGGAATTACTCGCCCGCCTCAAGCTGCGCCCGCAGGAAGTCGGCGGCTGGCCGGAATTCGTCAGCAGCAAGGAACGCCTGGCCATCACCATCGCCCCCCTCGACGAAGGGCTGCTGCTGGATGACCCGGGCCTGGCGCTGATCGCCGAAAGCCCGCTGTTCGGCCAGCGCGTGATGCAGCGCCGCCGCCGCGACCGTCGCGGCGACGGTGGCGACAACGTCATCAAGAACCTCGCCGAACTGCGTGAAGGCGCGCCGGTGGTGCATATCGACCACGGCGTCGGCCGCTACCTGGGGTTGATCACCCTGGAGATAGAAGGCCAGGCCGCGGAATTCCTCGCCCTGCAGTACGCCGAGGAAGCCAAGCTCTACGTGCCGGTGGCCAGCCTGCACCTGATCGCCCGCTACACCGGCAGCGACGACGCCCTCGCCCCGCTGCACCGCCTGGGCTCGGAGACCTGGCAGAAGGCCAAGCGCAAGGCCGCCGAACAGGTGCGCGACGTCGCCGCCGAGCTGCTGGACATCTACGCCCGCCGTGCCGCCCGCGAAGGCTATGCGTTCAAGGACCCGCTGGCCGACTACGCGACCTTCTCCGCCGGCTTCCCCTTCGAGGAAACGCCGGACCAGCAGACCGCCATCGAGGCCGTGGTGGCCGACATGCTCGCGCCCAAGCCGATGGACCGCCTGGTATGCGGCGACGTCGGCTTCGGCAAGACCGAAGTCGCCATGCGCGCCGCCTTCGTCGCCGTGCACAGCGGCAAGCAGGTGGCCGTGCTGGTGCCCACCACCCTCCTCGCCCAGCAGCACTACAACAGCTTCCGCGACCGCTTCGCCGACTGGCCGGTGACGGTCGAGGTAATGAGCCGCTTCAAATCGGCCAAGGAAGTGGAAGGTGCTGCGCAGGAGCTGGCCGAGGGCAAGGTCGATATCGTCATCGGCACCCACAAGCTGCTGCAGGACGACATCAAGTTCAAGAATCTGGGCCTGGTCATCATCGACGAGGAGCACCGCTTCGGCGTGCGTCAGAAGGAACAGCTCAAGGCCCTGCGCAGCGAGGTGGACATCCTCACCCTGACCGCCACGCCGATCCCGCGGACCCTGAACATGGCCGTGGCCGGCATGCGCGACCTGTCGATCATCGCCACGCCGCCCGCACGCCGCCTCTCGGTGCGCACCTTCGTCATGGAGCAGCAGAACACCGTGATCAAGGAAGCCCTGTTGCGCGAGCTGCTACGGGGCGGCCAGGTCTATTACCTGCACAACGAAGTGAAGAGCATCGAGAAATGCGCCGCCGACCTGGCGGAGCTGGTGCCCGAGGCACGCATCGGCATCGGCCACGGGCAGATGCACGAGCGCGAACTCGAACAGGTGATGAGCGACTTCTACCACAAGCGCTTTAACGTGCTGATCGCCTCGACCATCATCGAGACCGGCATCGACGTGCCCAGCGCCAACACCATCATCATCGAGCGCGCCGACAAGTTCGGCCTGGCCCAGCTGCACCAGCTGCGTGGCCGCGTCGGCCGTAGCCACCACCAGGCCTATGCCTACCTGCTGACGCCCCCGCGCAAGCAGATGACGCCCGACGCCGAGAAGCGCCTGGAGGCCATCGCCAATGCCCAGGACCTGGGCGCCGGCTTCGTCCTCGCCACCCACGACCTGGAGATCCGCGGTGCCGGCGAGCTGCTCGGCGACGGCCAGAGCGGGCAGATCCAGGCGGTGGGCTTCACCCTTTATATGGAAATGCTCGAACGCGCGGTCAAGGCCATCCGCAAGGGCGAACAGCCGAACCTGGAACAGCCGCTGGGTGGCGGCCCGGAGATCAACCTGCGCCTGCCCGCGCTGATCCCCGAGGACTACCTGCCCGACGTGCATGCGCGCCTGATCCTCTACAAGCGCATCGCCTCGGCCGCCGACGAGGACGGCCTGAAGGAACTGCAGGTGGAAATGATCGACCGCTTCGGCCTGCTGCCCGAGCCGACCAAGAACCTGGTGCGCCTGACCCTGCTGAAACTGCAGGCGGAAAAGCTCGGCATCAAGAAAGTGGACGCCGGCCCGCAAGGTGGTCGGATAGAATTCGCCGCCGACACCTGCGTCGACCCGCTGGTGCTGATCAAGCTGATCCAGAGCCAGCCCAAGCGCTACAAGTTCGAAGGGGCCACGCTGTTCCGCTTCCAGGTACCGATGGAGCGCCCGGAAGAACGCTTCAATACACTCGAGGCGCTGTTCGAGCGCCTGACTCCGTAA